A genomic region of Podarcis raffonei isolate rPodRaf1 chromosome 13, rPodRaf1.pri, whole genome shotgun sequence contains the following coding sequences:
- the HSD3B7 gene encoding 3 beta-hydroxysteroid dehydrogenase type 7 isoform X2: MKGAHLVIHTASLVDVWGRVSPEKITAVNVQGTQNVIEACVTQGTQYLIYTSSMEVVGPNARGDPFFRGNEETKYEVVHTEPYPVSKAKAERLVIEANGRAVEGGKQLVTCALRPTGIYGEHHPLMKQFYEKGLSTKKCLIRAVPASTEHGRVYVGNVSWMHLLVARKIQESPSTVSGQVYFCYDDSPYKSYEDFNMEFLGSCGFRMLGSRPLLPSFLLRFMALFNAFLQWLLKPLCNYAPILNPYTLAVASTTFTVQTSKAKEHFGYQPLYSWEESRAHTVKWLQEIDAQRHAGK; encoded by the exons ATGAAAGGAGCCCACCTGGTCATCCACACTGCCAGCCTGGTGGATGTTTGGGGCAGAGTCTCACCTGAAAAGATCACtgcagtcaacgttcaag GAACTCAGAACGTCATTGAAGCATGTGTGACACAAGGAACTCAGTACCTGATTTACACCAGCAGCATGGAAGTGGTGGGGCCCAACGCGAGGGGCGACCCCTTCTTCAG GGGAAACGAAGAAACCAAATATGAGGTTGTTCACACCGAGCCTTACCCGGTTAGCAAAGCCAAGGCTGAGCGGTTGGTCATCGAAGCCAATGGACGAGCG GTGGAAGGAGGGAAGCAGCTGGTCACTTGCGCTCTTCGGCCGACTGGCATCTATGGGGAGCACCACCCACTGATGAAACAGTTTTACGAGAAAGGGCTGAGCACCAAAAAGTGTCTTATCCGAGCCGTCCCAGCCTCCACTGAGCACGGCAGGGTCTATGTTG GCAACGTGTCTTGGATGCATCTGCTGGTGGCCCGGAAGATCCAGGAGTCTCCCTCGACCGTTTCAGGCCAGGTTTATTTCTGCTATGACGACTCGCCTTACAAGAGCTACGAGGACTTCAACATGGAGTTTCTGGGCTCCTGCGGCTTCCGCATGCTGGGCTCCCGGCCGCTGCTGCCTTCCTTCCTCCTGCGGTTCATGGCGCTGTTCAACGCCTTCCTGCAGTGGCTGCTGAAGCCCCTGTGCAACTATGCGCCCATCCTCAACCCCTACACTCTGGCTGTCGCAAGCACCACCTTCACAGTGCAGACCAGCAAGGCCAAGGAGCACTTTGGCTACCAGCCCCTCTACAGCTGGGAGGAGAGCCGGGCCCACACTGTGAAATGGCTCCAGGAGATCGATGCCCAGAGGCATGCTGGGAAATGA